The following proteins come from a genomic window of Nocardiopsis sp. YSL2:
- a CDS encoding HNH endonuclease family protein — protein sequence MLRLLSLTVTAVLVAVLGWAAPASAHHVLPPGIPSTSAAQSQLDSLTVRPKNSGAGYDRSLFPHWVSVQTPCDAREYVLRRDGHTVSVDGSCHATSGRWSSEYDGVWTGDSSDFDIDHMVPLHDAWRSGADTWTTSQRRAFANDVDAPQLWAVTASSNRSKGDRDPASWMPPRTAIHCDYVKSWVNVKYRYDLSVTSAERSALQSTIDTRC from the coding sequence CTGCTCCGCCTGCTGTCCCTCACCGTCACCGCTGTCCTGGTCGCCGTCCTGGGCTGGGCCGCCCCCGCCTCCGCCCACCACGTCCTCCCGCCGGGCATCCCGTCGACCTCCGCCGCCCAGTCCCAGCTCGACTCCCTCACCGTGCGCCCCAAGAACAGCGGCGCCGGCTACGACCGCAGCCTGTTCCCGCACTGGGTCTCGGTCCAGACCCCGTGCGACGCCCGCGAGTACGTGCTGCGCCGTGACGGCCACACGGTCTCGGTCGACGGCTCCTGCCATGCGACCTCCGGCCGCTGGTCCAGCGAGTACGACGGCGTGTGGACCGGCGACTCCTCCGACTTCGACATCGACCACATGGTGCCGCTCCACGACGCCTGGCGTTCCGGGGCCGACACCTGGACCACCTCCCAGCGCCGCGCCTTCGCCAACGACGTCGACGCCCCGCAGCTGTGGGCGGTCACCGCCTCCAGCAACCGGTCCAAGGGCGACCGCGACCCGGCGTCGTGGATGCCGCCCCGCACCGCGATCCACTGCGACTACGTCAAGTCCTGGGTCAACGTGAAGTACCGCTACGACCTCTCCGTCACCTCAGCGGAGCGGTCCGCCCTCCAGAGCACCATCGACACCCGCTGCTGA
- a CDS encoding metallophosphoesterase — MSLVAISDLHVRHLENRAFTEALRPESDDDWLLVAGDVAETAGDILWAMELLSERFSTVVWVPGNHDLWTVPSDPVQLRGEARYQYLVNALRDLGVHTPEDPYPTWHGPDGPVVVAPLFLLYDHTFRPEGTSTKEEALAVAHASGVVCTDEYLLHPDPHPGRDAWCRDRLARTRARLDALPQDTPTVLVNHWPLVREPTRILRFPEFAQWCGTEETADWHTRYRARAVVYGHLHIPRTIVVDDVPHIEVSLGYPREWGPRPHPPQGPRPVLAG; from the coding sequence ATGAGCCTGGTCGCCATCAGCGACCTCCACGTCCGGCACCTGGAGAACCGCGCCTTCACCGAGGCCCTGCGGCCGGAGTCCGACGACGACTGGCTCCTGGTGGCCGGGGACGTCGCCGAGACCGCCGGCGACATCCTGTGGGCCATGGAACTGCTGAGCGAGCGGTTCTCCACCGTGGTGTGGGTGCCCGGCAACCACGACCTGTGGACGGTGCCCTCCGACCCCGTCCAGCTGCGCGGGGAGGCCCGCTACCAGTACCTGGTGAACGCGCTGCGGGACCTGGGCGTGCACACCCCCGAGGACCCCTACCCCACCTGGCACGGCCCCGACGGCCCCGTCGTCGTCGCGCCGCTCTTCCTCCTGTACGACCACACCTTCCGGCCCGAGGGCACCAGCACCAAGGAGGAGGCGCTGGCGGTGGCCCACGCCTCCGGGGTGGTGTGCACCGACGAGTACCTCCTGCACCCCGATCCCCACCCCGGCCGCGACGCCTGGTGCCGCGACCGCCTGGCGCGGACCCGCGCGCGCCTGGACGCCCTGCCCCAGGACACCCCCACGGTGCTGGTCAACCACTGGCCGCTGGTGCGCGAACCCACGCGGATCCTGCGCTTCCCGGAGTTCGCCCAGTGGTGCGGGACGGAGGAGACCGCCGACTGGCACACCCGCTACCGGGCGCGCGCGGTCGTCTACGGGCACCTGCACATCCCCCGCACCATCGTCGTCGACGACGTGCCGCACATCGAGGTGTCGCTGGGCTACCCCCGCGAGTGGGGCCCGCGCCCGCACCCCCCGCAGGGCCCGCGCCCGGTCCTCGCGGGCTGA
- a CDS encoding cytochrome P450 translates to MSSRTVLVSGHADVRAVLDDPRFTVPPVHDAAPASPSSPPAQSERGLAWLRSRAVRFSNGDEHLRRRAAALDLLAGLAPPGLRAEAAERARALLPVRPGPAERPEAVSDAVVFAPVAVPPVHDAAPASPPPSRPRPGLAWLRSTAVRFSNGDRHLRRRSVVLDLLAGLAPLELRADAAERARALLSARPGSTERPEAVSDAVVFAPVAVLGTRLGIAAHDLPTAVDAVRTIADVYLGGADNDRLPPADAAVRLLSGLLGTDSDEERTAQRIVLLVQSCAATAALLRSALALVEANRPSWTRTPPVADLVAETLRFDPPARRIRRVASVDATVTGESIPAGTEVLLDLAAANRDPAVFTDPDRFLPGRTDAHHLAFGHGIRPCPGSDHATALACGVLDTALTA, encoded by the coding sequence ATGAGCTCTCGCACAGTCCTGGTCTCCGGGCACGCCGACGTCCGCGCCGTCCTCGACGATCCCCGGTTCACCGTCCCGCCCGTCCACGACGCGGCACCCGCCTCGCCCTCGTCCCCTCCGGCGCAGTCGGAACGGGGCCTGGCGTGGCTGCGGAGCAGGGCTGTGCGCTTCAGCAACGGGGACGAGCACCTGCGGCGGCGCGCGGCGGCTCTCGACCTGCTGGCGGGACTCGCCCCGCCCGGCCTGCGTGCCGAGGCCGCCGAGCGCGCCCGTGCCCTCCTACCGGTCCGCCCTGGCCCCGCCGAGCGGCCGGAAGCCGTGAGCGACGCGGTGGTGTTCGCACCGGTCGCCGTCCCGCCCGTCCACGACGCGGCGCCGGCCTCTCCGCCCCCGTCGCGGCCGCGGCCCGGCCTGGCGTGGCTGCGGAGCACGGCCGTGCGCTTCAGCAACGGGGACCGGCACCTGCGGCGGCGCTCCGTGGTCCTCGACCTGTTGGCGGGGCTCGCCCCGCTCGAACTGCGCGCCGACGCCGCCGAACGCGCCCGGGCCCTCCTGTCGGCACGTCCTGGCTCCACCGAGCGTCCAGAAGCCGTGAGCGACGCGGTGGTGTTCGCACCGGTCGCGGTCCTCGGCACCCGCCTGGGTATCGCCGCGCACGACCTGCCCACGGCGGTGGACGCGGTCCGGACGATCGCCGATGTCTACCTGGGCGGTGCCGACAACGACCGGCTCCCGCCCGCGGACGCGGCGGTGCGCCTGCTGTCCGGCCTCCTCGGCACCGACAGTGACGAGGAGCGGACGGCTCAGCGCATCGTGCTGCTCGTGCAGTCCTGCGCGGCGACCGCCGCTCTGCTCCGCAGCGCGCTCGCCCTCGTCGAAGCGAACCGGCCCTCCTGGACCCGAACGCCTCCCGTGGCCGACCTCGTGGCCGAGACCCTGCGCTTCGACCCTCCGGCCCGCCGCATCCGGCGGGTGGCCTCGGTGGACGCGACCGTGACGGGCGAATCGATCCCCGCGGGCACCGAGGTCCTGCTCGACCTGGCGGCCGCCAACCGGGACCCCGCCGTCTTCACCGACCCCGACCGCTTCCTCCCCGGCCGCACCGATGCCCACCACCTCGCCTTCGGCCACGGCATCCGCCCCTGCCCGGGCTCCGACCACGCCACCGCCCTAGCCTGTGGCGTCCTCGACACCGCCCTCACCGCATAG
- a CDS encoding HD domain-containing phosphohydrolase → MSGERADHGAGGSAVRLADLLCGLTLVIDLGMAQSPGASLRAGLVATAFARMLDLPAPQVADVHHTALLRHVGCTAFAHETALLLGGDDRRVNAAGARTDFSDVRDILTTFLPGISGGAGVARRLRLAAATARGGRVIDRDGHRADCEVAAQMADRLGLGPGVAEALSQMFEWWNGRGGPLGLAREDILLTTRVTHVAATASLFHGLGGTEEALGALERRSGTILDPGLVAEFHDYGPPLLEWAAEADPGPALLDAEPTPVRVLTPAGLAEAVRAFGDLVDLKTPYLHGHATMVADLAHRAGTRLGLPEAADGRLRTAGWAHDLGRIGIASGVWDRPGPLSEGEREQVRLHAYYGERLLRRCPPLADVAALVGAHHERCDATGYHRGLRAAQISPAARVLAAADELVALRSDRPHRPAFDLDQASGLLREHVREGALDAEAAGAVLACVGRGGGAHPTWPAGLTDRQVQVLRLVCEGLTNRQIAARLGVSPRTAEHHVQDVYTKIGVSTRAAAAMFAMRHPALAPIP, encoded by the coding sequence GTGAGCGGTGAGCGAGCAGACCACGGCGCCGGCGGCTCCGCCGTGCGGCTGGCGGACCTGCTGTGCGGGCTCACGCTCGTCATCGACCTGGGGATGGCTCAGAGCCCGGGCGCGTCGCTACGCGCAGGCCTGGTCGCCACGGCCTTCGCGCGCATGCTGGACCTGCCCGCGCCGCAGGTCGCCGACGTCCACCACACCGCCCTGCTGCGGCACGTGGGCTGCACGGCCTTCGCCCATGAGACGGCCCTGCTGCTCGGAGGGGACGACCGCCGCGTCAACGCGGCCGGCGCCCGCACCGACTTCTCCGACGTCCGCGACATCCTCACCACCTTCCTCCCGGGGATCTCCGGTGGCGCGGGGGTCGCGCGCCGCCTGCGGCTGGCCGCGGCCACCGCCAGGGGCGGACGCGTCATCGACCGGGACGGCCACCGCGCCGACTGCGAGGTCGCCGCCCAGATGGCCGACCGGCTCGGGCTGGGGCCCGGCGTCGCCGAGGCCCTCTCACAGATGTTCGAGTGGTGGAACGGGCGCGGCGGTCCCCTCGGACTCGCCCGGGAGGACATCCTCCTCACCACGCGTGTGACGCACGTGGCGGCCACGGCCTCGCTCTTCCACGGGCTCGGCGGCACCGAGGAGGCCCTGGGCGCACTCGAGCGCCGGTCCGGCACCATCCTGGATCCCGGCCTGGTCGCCGAGTTCCACGACTACGGGCCCCCGTTGCTGGAGTGGGCCGCCGAGGCCGACCCCGGACCGGCCCTGCTCGACGCCGAACCGACCCCCGTGCGCGTGCTCACCCCGGCCGGACTGGCCGAGGCGGTGCGCGCCTTCGGGGACCTGGTCGACCTCAAGACCCCCTACCTGCACGGCCACGCCACGATGGTCGCCGACCTCGCCCACCGGGCCGGCACCCGGTTGGGCCTGCCCGAGGCCGCCGACGGGCGCCTGCGCACCGCCGGATGGGCCCACGACCTCGGCCGTATCGGTATCGCCTCGGGCGTGTGGGACCGGCCCGGGCCGCTGAGCGAGGGGGAGCGCGAACAGGTCAGGCTCCACGCCTACTACGGTGAACGCCTGCTGCGGCGCTGCCCTCCCCTGGCCGACGTGGCCGCACTCGTGGGCGCCCACCACGAACGCTGCGACGCCACCGGCTACCACCGGGGACTGAGGGCCGCGCAGATCTCCCCGGCCGCCCGCGTCCTGGCCGCGGCCGACGAGCTCGTGGCCCTGCGCTCGGACCGGCCGCACCGGCCGGCGTTCGACCTGGACCAGGCGTCCGGCCTCCTGCGGGAGCACGTGCGCGAGGGCGCGTTGGACGCCGAGGCGGCCGGAGCGGTGCTGGCGTGCGTGGGCCGGGGCGGCGGCGCGCACCCGACCTGGCCGGCGGGGCTCACCGACCGACAGGTCCAGGTCCTGCGCCTGGTGTGCGAAGGGCTCACCAACCGGCAGATCGCCGCCCGCCTGGGCGTCTCACCGCGCACCGCCGAACACCACGTGCAGGACGTCTACACCAAGATCGGTGTCTCCACCCGGGCCGCGGCCGCCATGTTCGCCATGCGGCACCCCGCGCTGGCCCCGATCCCGTGA
- a CDS encoding alpha/beta fold hydrolase, producing the protein MATTQASTTHSAVSRDGTSIAYTSGGAGRPLVVVHGTSADHRRWASVRPLLESGRAVHALDRRGRGLSGDGAHYSLEREYEDVAAVVDAVAGAGGTRADVVGHSYGALCVLGAAALTSRARRIVLYEPPVDAGALVRPGVLDELDALLARGRRDEAVSFFFRTVVGMPERELELIRALPTWHDRMAAAHTIARELRSSGGYRLDPDRVRAVTAPVLLLLGGDSPAPFRSGTERIARTLPDARVRILPGQQHIAMDTAPELFAEAVDAFLARSGD; encoded by the coding sequence ATGGCGACCACACAGGCCTCCACCACCCACAGCGCGGTCTCACGCGACGGCACGTCCATCGCGTACACCTCCGGCGGCGCCGGACGGCCGCTGGTGGTCGTGCACGGTACCTCGGCCGACCACCGCCGGTGGGCTTCCGTGCGGCCCCTGCTGGAGTCGGGCCGCGCCGTCCATGCCCTCGACCGGCGCGGGCGCGGTCTGAGCGGTGACGGCGCGCACTACAGCCTCGAGCGCGAGTACGAGGACGTGGCCGCGGTCGTGGACGCCGTGGCCGGGGCCGGCGGAACCCGCGCGGACGTGGTGGGGCACTCCTACGGCGCACTGTGCGTCCTGGGAGCGGCGGCCCTGACCTCGCGCGCACGCCGGATCGTACTCTACGAGCCGCCCGTGGACGCCGGGGCACTCGTGCGCCCCGGGGTCCTGGACGAACTGGACGCGCTCCTGGCGCGGGGCCGCCGGGACGAAGCGGTGTCCTTCTTCTTCCGCACGGTCGTGGGCATGCCCGAGCGGGAACTGGAACTGATCCGCGCACTGCCCACCTGGCACGACCGGATGGCCGCGGCGCACACCATCGCACGTGAGCTGCGCAGCTCCGGCGGCTATCGCCTGGACCCCGACCGCGTGCGCGCCGTGACCGCGCCCGTCCTGCTCCTGCTGGGCGGCGACAGCCCCGCGCCCTTCCGGTCGGGGACCGAACGGATCGCGCGGACGCTGCCGGACGCCCGCGTGCGCATCCTGCCCGGACAGCAGCACATCGCCATGGACACGGCACCGGAGCTGTTCGCCGAGGCGGTCGACGCCTTCCTCGCCCGTTCCGGGGACTGA
- a CDS encoding DoxX family protein: MEPLIALVGATLALWAAGALGVRRLRPWPVALRGGLAAMFTLTGVVHFVGMREELIAMVPPALPAPQLLVTVTGVLELAGAAALLWPRTAPWAAAGLAALLLAMFPANVHLALTGTDLPPHQELLPRTAMQLVFLAAAIAVVVAHARGRGGAAAPRPTEAPVVER; the protein is encoded by the coding sequence ATGGAACCCCTCATCGCCCTCGTCGGCGCCACCCTGGCCCTGTGGGCCGCCGGAGCCCTCGGCGTCCGCCGGCTGCGGCCGTGGCCGGTCGCCCTGCGCGGCGGCCTGGCGGCGATGTTCACCCTCACCGGTGTGGTCCACTTCGTGGGGATGCGCGAGGAGCTCATCGCGATGGTCCCGCCCGCGCTGCCGGCACCGCAGCTGCTGGTCACGGTCACCGGCGTCCTGGAACTGGCGGGTGCGGCCGCCCTGCTGTGGCCTCGAACGGCCCCCTGGGCCGCGGCCGGGCTCGCCGCGCTGCTCCTGGCGATGTTCCCCGCCAACGTCCACCTGGCCCTGACCGGCACGGACCTGCCGCCGCACCAGGAACTCCTCCCCCGCACCGCGATGCAGCTGGTGTTCCTGGCCGCCGCGATCGCCGTCGTGGTCGCCCACGCGCGCGGACGGGGCGGCGCGGCGGCCCCTCGGCCGACGGAGGCGCCGGTGGTCGAGCGCTGA
- a CDS encoding cation:proton antiporter produces MTDLLLLAVLFLGYALVSGRTQGTWLTAPMVFTTGGLLLGTGGLGLLTGTVSSEAMRVLAEATLVLVLFTDAVRIDLGALRREFRLPLRLLGIGMPMGIALGAAVAYGVLPGLGLVGGALLAAVLVPTDAALGTAVVSDRRLPVRVRQSLNVESGLNDGIALPAVVVLSALAVTTEGAAGSAPAWMGLAALQIGLGVLAGVAVGALGGWALTLADRAGWVGATHHRLFPIALAALAYAGAETVSGNGFLAAFAAGLAFGVTGREHRRFVHQFAEREGELFSMLTFALFGAIVIGPRLGEVDVRVVAYAVLSLVVVRPLAVVAATLGARLRPATVLFLAWFGPRGLASLLFALMVAEQAGVEVGDRVLLVAGTTVLLSVYAHGITAAPWAGAFARRARGFHPSAPEHQDMTEHHYRWHGRRDRSA; encoded by the coding sequence GTGACCGACCTCCTCCTGCTCGCCGTGCTCTTCCTGGGGTACGCCCTCGTCTCCGGACGAACGCAGGGCACCTGGCTGACCGCGCCGATGGTGTTCACCACCGGCGGCCTGCTCCTCGGAACCGGTGGCCTCGGACTGCTCACCGGCACCGTGAGCAGCGAAGCCATGCGGGTCCTCGCCGAGGCCACCCTCGTCCTCGTGCTCTTCACCGATGCCGTACGCATCGACCTGGGCGCGCTGCGCCGCGAGTTCCGGCTACCGCTGCGCCTGCTGGGCATCGGGATGCCCATGGGGATCGCGCTCGGCGCCGCCGTCGCCTACGGAGTCCTTCCCGGCCTCGGCCTGGTGGGAGGCGCCCTGCTCGCGGCCGTCCTGGTACCCACGGACGCGGCACTGGGCACGGCCGTGGTCTCCGACCGGCGCCTGCCCGTCCGCGTCCGGCAGTCCCTGAACGTGGAGAGCGGCCTCAACGACGGGATCGCCCTGCCCGCGGTGGTGGTCCTGTCCGCGCTGGCGGTCACCACGGAGGGAGCGGCCGGCTCCGCCCCGGCCTGGATGGGCCTCGCCGCGCTGCAGATCGGTCTGGGCGTGCTGGCGGGCGTCGCCGTGGGCGCGCTCGGCGGCTGGGCGCTCACCCTCGCGGACCGGGCCGGGTGGGTGGGTGCCACGCACCACCGCCTGTTCCCGATCGCCCTGGCCGCACTCGCCTACGCCGGCGCCGAGACGGTGTCGGGCAACGGGTTCCTGGCGGCGTTCGCCGCCGGTCTCGCCTTCGGTGTGACGGGCCGCGAGCACCGGCGGTTCGTGCACCAGTTCGCCGAGCGCGAGGGTGAACTGTTCAGCATGCTCACCTTCGCGCTCTTCGGCGCGATCGTCATCGGCCCCCGGCTCGGCGAGGTCGACGTACGCGTCGTGGCCTACGCGGTGCTCAGCCTGGTCGTGGTGCGTCCGCTCGCCGTGGTCGCGGCCACGCTCGGCGCGCGGCTGCGCCCGGCCACGGTGCTCTTCCTGGCCTGGTTCGGCCCGCGCGGGCTCGCCTCCCTGCTCTTCGCCCTGATGGTGGCCGAGCAGGCCGGGGTCGAGGTGGGCGACCGGGTCCTGCTGGTGGCCGGGACGACCGTGCTGCTCAGCGTCTACGCCCACGGCATCACCGCGGCGCCCTGGGCGGGCGCCTTCGCACGACGGGCCCGCGGGTTCCACCCCTCGGCCCCCGAACACCAGGACATGACCGAGCACCACTACCGCTGGCACGGCCGCCGCGACCGGTCGGCGTGA
- a CDS encoding SDR family NAD(P)-dependent oxidoreductase: MDTFRLDGARALVTGASQGIGRATALALAEAGARVGLCARNAQALEDVAREITDLGGEAVAVPGDLRDPSTAAHAVEETVSALGGLDLLVHNAGGPLTDQEGRMVLSPVTETSDEEWRQVMDLNLLAAVRLCRAAHTHLRRSDRAGVLLMSSVAALVAVPGMESYGAVKSGILSYTRSLAVAWAADGIRVNALCPGWVRTQLTSPIHTADAAATAALTNVPMRRWGGVDDVTGPAVFLCSPASSFVTGQYLAPDGGLTAFPAMPQPEAPQEDAHG, encoded by the coding sequence ATGGACACATTCCGCCTCGACGGCGCCCGGGCCCTGGTCACAGGCGCCTCGCAGGGCATCGGCCGGGCCACCGCCCTCGCGCTGGCCGAAGCCGGAGCGCGTGTCGGGTTGTGCGCCCGCAATGCTCAAGCACTGGAGGACGTGGCGCGCGAGATCACCGACCTGGGCGGTGAGGCAGTCGCCGTACCCGGAGACCTGCGCGACCCGTCGACGGCCGCGCACGCGGTAGAGGAGACCGTCTCGGCCCTGGGAGGACTGGACCTGCTCGTGCACAACGCGGGCGGGCCCCTCACCGACCAGGAAGGGCGCATGGTCCTGAGCCCCGTCACGGAAACCTCCGACGAGGAGTGGCGACAGGTCATGGACCTCAACCTGTTGGCGGCGGTCCGGCTGTGCCGTGCGGCCCACACCCATCTGCGGCGCTCCGACCGTGCCGGCGTCCTGCTCATGTCGTCCGTGGCGGCGCTCGTGGCCGTGCCGGGCATGGAGTCCTACGGAGCGGTCAAGAGCGGCATACTCTCCTACACGCGCTCCCTGGCCGTGGCCTGGGCGGCGGACGGGATCCGCGTCAACGCGCTGTGCCCGGGGTGGGTACGAACCCAGCTCACCAGCCCGATCCACACGGCCGACGCCGCGGCCACAGCCGCCCTCACCAACGTGCCGATGCGCCGCTGGGGCGGCGTCGACGACGTCACCGGGCCCGCGGTCTTCCTCTGCTCCCCCGCCTCGTCCTTCGTCACCGGCCAGTACCTGGCGCCGGACGGGGGCCTGACGGCCTTTCCCGCCATGCCCCAGCCCGAGGCCCCGCAGGAGGACGCACATGGCTGA
- a CDS encoding 3-oxoacyl-ACP synthase III family protein — protein sequence MTVVISGVGGYLPREEVSNARVAERAGVSTEWIGERTGVRTRRRAAADEATSDLAARAAEKALASAGLRTEEVGLIVSATSLPDELGPSVACRIQGHLGAANAVAMDVGAACSGFLYALEVARCWLHTRPDALPALVVGAEVYSRFVDPADRATACLFADGAGAVVLTAGGTEEGLAPIRLGADGRGADLVGVFSGGTRRPASMETVGSGEHTIRMDGRAISEFTLRQFPRMVRECLEDNGLSLEDIALVVSHQPNPLLLVQAGEQAGIPPEKIHITGDRVGNIGAGSVPFGLAHAEATGRLHRGDRVLLLAFGAGMTWGCGLLTWTGTTQGQHSDDPEGDLS from the coding sequence TTGACTGTCGTCATTTCCGGAGTAGGCGGATATCTACCTAGAGAAGAAGTCTCAAATGCCCGGGTCGCCGAACGAGCGGGGGTCTCGACGGAATGGATCGGTGAGCGGACGGGAGTGCGGACCCGCAGGCGCGCGGCCGCGGACGAGGCCACCTCGGACCTGGCGGCGCGTGCGGCCGAGAAGGCGTTGGCCTCCGCTGGACTGCGGACGGAAGAAGTCGGACTCATCGTCAGCGCCACCTCCCTACCGGACGAACTCGGGCCCTCGGTGGCCTGCCGGATCCAGGGACACCTCGGGGCGGCGAACGCGGTCGCGATGGACGTGGGGGCCGCGTGCAGCGGCTTCCTCTACGCGTTGGAGGTCGCACGGTGCTGGCTGCACACCAGGCCGGACGCCCTACCCGCCCTGGTGGTCGGAGCCGAGGTGTACTCGCGCTTCGTCGACCCCGCGGATCGGGCCACGGCCTGTCTCTTCGCGGACGGGGCCGGAGCCGTGGTCCTGACCGCGGGAGGCACGGAAGAGGGCCTCGCACCGATCCGCCTGGGAGCGGACGGACGGGGAGCCGATCTGGTCGGTGTGTTCTCCGGAGGCACCCGGCGCCCGGCATCAATGGAGACCGTCGGTTCCGGGGAACACACCATTCGCATGGACGGCCGGGCCATCAGCGAGTTCACGCTCCGGCAGTTCCCTCGCATGGTCCGGGAGTGCTTGGAGGACAACGGACTCTCCCTGGAGGACATCGCCTTGGTGGTGTCCCACCAGCCGAATCCGTTACTCCTCGTCCAAGCGGGTGAGCAGGCGGGGATCCCGCCGGAGAAGATCCATATCACCGGGGACCGCGTGGGCAACATCGGCGCAGGGTCGGTGCCCTTCGGTCTCGCCCACGCTGAGGCCACCGGACGCCTGCACCGGGGGGACCGTGTTCTGCTCCTGGCCTTCGGAGCCGGGATGACCTGGGGATGCGGCCTGCTGACCTGGACCGGGACGACACAGGGACAGCACAGCGACGATCCAGAGGGAGATCTCTCATGA
- a CDS encoding SDR family NAD(P)-dependent oxidoreductase, translating into MPSSDDFAASTQPSPDPAPGGVAPGRGVLVTGASRGIGRAVATAFAEAGDRVAVHCGTRREEAERTLAGLPGEGHVLLQADISDPDATADLVERAIAHLGGLAVLVNNAAVNIAHPVATTSFEDWQRAWRSTLDVNVLGAANAGYAAARHMIDAGTPGHIVNVGSRGAFRGEPDHPAYGASKAALHALGQSLAVALAPHGITVASVAPGFVETERVAERLTPRVRADSPFGRVATPQEVASAVRYLASPEAVWSSGAVLDVNGASHLR; encoded by the coding sequence ATGCCATCATCGGACGACTTCGCCGCTTCCACGCAACCGTCTCCCGACCCGGCCCCGGGCGGGGTCGCGCCCGGCCGCGGTGTGCTGGTCACCGGGGCCTCCCGGGGTATCGGACGCGCCGTGGCCACCGCGTTCGCCGAGGCCGGCGACCGGGTCGCCGTCCACTGCGGGACCCGGCGGGAGGAAGCCGAACGCACGCTCGCCGGGTTGCCGGGCGAGGGCCACGTCCTCCTGCAGGCCGACATCAGCGACCCCGACGCCACCGCCGACCTGGTCGAGCGCGCCATCGCCCACCTGGGCGGGTTGGCCGTTCTGGTCAACAACGCCGCGGTCAACATCGCCCACCCCGTCGCCACCACGTCCTTCGAGGACTGGCAACGGGCCTGGCGCTCCACCCTGGACGTCAACGTGCTCGGCGCCGCCAACGCCGGCTATGCGGCCGCCCGGCACATGATCGACGCGGGCACGCCCGGCCACATCGTCAACGTCGGTTCCCGGGGCGCCTTCCGCGGTGAGCCCGACCACCCCGCCTACGGCGCGAGCAAGGCCGCGCTGCACGCGCTGGGACAGTCGCTCGCCGTCGCGCTGGCCCCGCACGGGATCACCGTCGCCTCCGTGGCACCGGGCTTCGTCGAGACCGAGCGCGTGGCCGAGCGGCTCACCCCGCGGGTACGCGCCGACAGCCCCTTCGGGCGCGTCGCCACACCCCAGGAGGTGGCCTCCGCCGTGCGCTACCTCGCCTCCCCCGAGGCCGTGTGGTCCTCCGGTGCGGTCCTGGACGTCAACGGCGCCTCGCACCTGCGCTGA
- a CDS encoding AfsA-related hotdog domain-containing protein, which translates to MADPTWVVGDGFPTPRLHPEIRTYRDTLHALRAGDLHEGHLVPALGVNSLDWEFLEQAVAEAGRSMTVFLDAPPPAPLPRAAVLKTIQENVVIARPRVDGHTVEFDLVVADGNEIMHDHTAERQHLPGMLLIEAAIQATTWATRALYPAGEERPLPYPVMHACAFDFTNFLFWLPVTLRVTLARDGEPSTEKQPLHSEVSYLQQRRVVARGRFSFQAFDPPTIHGIEQKQARKVIEAVGGASRTAPD; encoded by the coding sequence ATGGCTGACCCGACCTGGGTCGTCGGAGACGGCTTTCCCACGCCCCGCCTCCACCCAGAGATACGCACCTACCGAGACACCCTCCACGCGCTTCGCGCCGGCGACCTCCACGAGGGGCACCTGGTCCCCGCCCTCGGCGTCAACTCCCTGGACTGGGAATTCCTGGAACAGGCGGTCGCGGAGGCGGGACGATCCATGACGGTGTTCCTCGACGCTCCCCCGCCCGCGCCGCTTCCGCGCGCGGCGGTACTCAAGACCATCCAGGAGAACGTGGTCATCGCCCGGCCGCGCGTGGACGGGCACACGGTGGAATTCGACCTCGTCGTCGCCGACGGCAACGAGATCATGCACGACCACACCGCGGAGCGGCAGCACCTGCCGGGAATGCTGCTCATCGAAGCAGCCATCCAGGCCACGACGTGGGCGACCCGCGCGCTGTACCCGGCGGGAGAGGAGCGCCCTCTTCCCTATCCGGTGATGCACGCGTGCGCGTTCGACTTCACGAACTTCCTCTTCTGGCTGCCCGTCACACTCCGTGTCACTCTCGCACGCGACGGCGAACCGTCCACTGAGAAGCAGCCACTGCACTCAGAGGTCTCCTACCTGCAGCAGCGGCGAGTCGTCGCCAGAGGACGCTTCTCGTTCCAGGCCTTCGACCCTCCCACCATTCACGGCATCGAGCAGAAACAGGCACGGAAAGTGATCGAAGCCGTCGGTGGCGCAAGCCGGACGGCGCCCGACTAA